One segment of Vibrio gazogenes DNA contains the following:
- a CDS encoding type II secretion system protein M: protein MNQWMNRGYTWWKTLSSREQRLLLVTVGFSVLALLYGGIIRPIQEQRVLTQNRLTAEKNLYAWVTEKADTLTQLRKHGDGPVSNEPMNQAVAGSTGKFGVRLIRMQPKGEGLQIWVEPLAFNQFIDWLAFLRQQYGIQVMMMDIDKAEKNGMIDIKRLELVRG from the coding sequence ATGAATCAATGGATGAATCGTGGCTATACTTGGTGGAAGACATTGTCCTCCAGAGAGCAACGATTGTTACTGGTGACCGTCGGTTTTAGTGTTTTGGCTCTCTTGTATGGTGGTATTATTCGCCCTATTCAGGAACAGCGTGTTCTGACGCAGAATAGATTGACCGCAGAGAAAAATTTATATGCATGGGTCACAGAAAAAGCCGATACGTTAACTCAGCTTAGAAAGCATGGGGATGGTCCCGTTTCAAATGAGCCGATGAACCAAGCTGTTGCGGGTTCTACTGGCAAATTTGGTGTTCGATTAATTCGAATGCAACCCAAAGGTGAAGGCTTACAAATTTGGGTGGAACCGCTAGCGTTTAATCAGTTTATCGACTGGTTGGCTTTTTTACGGCAGCAGTATGGTATTCAGGTGATGATGATGGATATCGATAAGGCTGAAAAAAATGGCATGATTGATATAAAACGCCTGGAATTAGTTCGAGGTTAA
- the gspL gene encoding type II secretion system protein GspL produces the protein MSEYLLVRLSKQPQAKGHWWVGAEHATTIEKSGEIASWTNIDELVPHAEGRSVIVLLSGADVVMKTVSLPTGGARQYEKMLPYLVEDELAQDVDGLHFSVLAKQEDQVYTVAVDRNWLSCILEQFEACGLQVENVLPDVLALPTEEHATAVQLGHEWLIRQGPFSGVCVEHSWLPILTQMNEDEEQSPALEITSYSQAPELNDSSSQVWTEKLVDSIDLLLYRGALSSPITLLTGPFKKSSSVMKYWQAWRGSLIALVALITLLLIHHAVDIRRMSQEATALRTESEHIFRTIFPERHKIPTVSYLKGQFTSAIQKLSGGESQDSALSLFTSLAETIGSTSGIQLQRIHYDRARGDIRIDVRGADFQAFEATRKKLSQKFDVQQGPLNRDNNQVSGSFILKNQ, from the coding sequence GTGAGCGAATATCTGCTCGTCCGGCTGAGTAAGCAACCCCAAGCCAAAGGGCATTGGTGGGTCGGTGCTGAGCATGCGACAACGATTGAAAAGTCAGGAGAGATAGCATCCTGGACCAATATAGATGAGTTAGTGCCTCATGCTGAGGGGCGATCTGTGATCGTCTTACTTTCTGGTGCTGATGTGGTGATGAAGACCGTTTCATTGCCGACTGGTGGTGCCCGTCAGTATGAAAAAATGCTGCCGTACTTAGTGGAAGATGAACTCGCACAGGATGTGGATGGATTGCATTTTTCCGTATTGGCGAAGCAAGAGGATCAGGTTTATACCGTTGCGGTGGATCGGAATTGGCTGAGTTGTATTCTGGAGCAGTTCGAAGCCTGTGGACTCCAAGTAGAAAATGTTTTGCCGGATGTGCTGGCATTACCGACGGAAGAGCATGCGACGGCGGTTCAATTGGGCCATGAATGGCTCATTCGTCAGGGGCCATTCAGTGGTGTTTGTGTTGAACATTCGTGGCTGCCCATACTGACCCAGATGAATGAAGATGAAGAGCAGAGTCCGGCACTTGAGATTACGTCTTACAGTCAGGCACCGGAATTGAATGATTCGAGTTCACAAGTCTGGACCGAGAAGCTCGTTGATTCTATAGACTTGTTGCTGTACCGCGGGGCATTAAGTAGTCCGATCACGTTATTGACCGGCCCATTTAAGAAGTCTTCTTCGGTGATGAAGTACTGGCAGGCCTGGCGAGGCAGTCTCATTGCTTTGGTGGCGTTGATCACCTTGCTGTTGATTCATCATGCGGTTGATATTCGCCGGATGTCTCAAGAGGCCACAGCTCTGAGAACAGAAAGTGAACATATTTTCAGAACGATATTTCCGGAGCGGCACAAAATCCCGACAGTCAGTTATCTGAAAGGCCAGTTTACCAGTGCGATTCAGAAGCTGTCCGGTGGTGAAAGTCAAGATTCTGCATTGTCGTTATTCACGTCTTTGGCGGAGACGATTGGCAGTACTTCAGGCATACAGTTGCAACGTATTCACTATGATAGAGCACGAGGTGATATTCGTATCGACGTGCGAGGTGCTGATTTTCAGGCATTTGAAGCAACGCGTAAGAAACTGTCCCAGAAGTTTGATGTACAGCAAGGACCTCTCAACCGAGATAATAATCAGGTCTCAGGGTCTTTCATCTTAAAGAATCAGTAG
- the gspK gene encoding type II secretion system minor pseudopilin GspK: MYPSRPLQRQRGVALILVLLILAMMVSIAATMSERLFTQYHRSGNQLRYQQAYWYSLGVEALAKSAIKQSYEDNDDAVNLSQPWAVKDKQYPLDYGTVEGNIQDMQSCMNINALAGINWNPADTGTPYLVQVLQHLFEAEDIDNYQAEVAANSIWEFIDSNRSINSVSGVEDSFYESMSPTYDAPDSLLADASEIRAVQGVSGEIMMKSMPSLCALPTKEWRLNINTVSVKQANILVAMFYPYLSSSAAVQLIEDRPYSGWDSLDDFWAQGELSGIDETIKSDATAFLGIDSNYFELDAQVMVDDARVRVRSLMFSKDRKTVTVIRRRYGGERERISARPAE, encoded by the coding sequence ATGTATCCAAGTAGACCGTTGCAAAGACAGCGTGGCGTTGCCCTGATTCTGGTGCTGCTGATATTGGCAATGATGGTTTCCATCGCGGCGACAATGTCAGAGCGTTTGTTTACCCAGTATCATCGCTCAGGAAACCAACTCAGATATCAACAGGCATATTGGTATAGCCTCGGTGTTGAAGCGCTGGCTAAATCGGCTATAAAACAGAGTTATGAAGATAATGATGATGCTGTCAATTTGAGTCAGCCTTGGGCGGTAAAAGATAAACAATACCCACTGGATTACGGCACGGTGGAAGGGAATATTCAAGACATGCAGTCTTGCATGAATATCAACGCATTGGCTGGAATTAACTGGAATCCGGCAGACACCGGGACGCCTTATTTAGTCCAGGTATTACAGCATCTGTTTGAAGCGGAAGACATTGATAATTATCAGGCTGAAGTCGCTGCTAATTCGATTTGGGAATTTATTGATTCGAATCGTTCCATTAATTCGGTCAGTGGAGTCGAAGACAGTTTTTATGAGTCGATGTCACCGACTTATGATGCGCCCGACAGTTTATTGGCCGATGCCTCAGAGATTCGGGCAGTGCAGGGCGTCAGTGGTGAAATCATGATGAAAAGTATGCCGAGTTTATGTGCTCTGCCGACCAAAGAATGGCGCTTGAACATCAATACCGTTTCGGTCAAACAGGCAAATATTTTAGTTGCGATGTTCTATCCCTATCTCAGTTCGTCCGCAGCCGTACAGTTGATTGAGGATCGACCTTATTCCGGTTGGGATAGTCTCGATGATTTTTGGGCACAAGGTGAGTTGAGTGGGATTGATGAGACTATCAAATCAGACGCCACCGCTTTTCTTGGGATTGATAGCAATTATTTTGAATTGGATGCTCAGGTCATGGTCGATGATGCCCGGGTGAGGGTTCGGAGTCTAATGTTTAGTAAAGATAGAAAAACTGTGACGGTCATTCGCCGTCGCTATGGAGGAGAGCGTGAGCGAATATCTGCTCGTCCGGCTGAGTAA
- the gspJ gene encoding type II secretion system minor pseudopilin GspJ, whose protein sequence is MLQMKRHSRGFTLIEVLVALAILASLTIAAYQVLNQVQRSNVVSQESEKRLGEIQKALAIMDSDFRQMASRQFRNQGEDPGSQLLWMQDGLLSSDSVGILFTRHGWVNPQMQFPRGDIIKVGYRLTGERLERVWWRYPDTVAGDNGIVRPLLTQVESISFRLYRHHQWVDRWEDKGVLPEAISVKLTLKDYGEIERIYLVSGSELSVSNVSK, encoded by the coding sequence ATGTTGCAAATGAAGCGTCATAGTCGGGGATTCACTTTAATTGAAGTGTTGGTTGCGCTGGCGATTCTGGCGAGTCTGACGATTGCTGCGTATCAGGTTCTGAACCAAGTTCAGCGGAGTAACGTTGTCAGTCAGGAGAGTGAAAAACGGCTGGGTGAAATTCAGAAGGCGTTGGCGATTATGGATAGTGATTTTCGCCAGATGGCGTCCCGCCAGTTCCGTAATCAGGGAGAAGACCCCGGCTCTCAATTGTTATGGATGCAGGACGGATTATTATCGTCAGATAGTGTCGGCATTCTTTTTACACGACACGGTTGGGTCAACCCGCAAATGCAGTTCCCCCGAGGGGATATCATTAAAGTCGGATACCGTTTAACGGGAGAACGTCTGGAAAGAGTATGGTGGCGTTATCCCGATACGGTTGCCGGTGATAATGGTATTGTTCGGCCGTTATTGACACAGGTTGAGTCAATCAGCTTTCGTTTATATCGTCATCATCAATGGGTTGACCGATGGGAAGACAAAGGCGTTCTGCCGGAAGCCATCAGTGTGAAACTCACACTGAAAGATTATGGGGAGATTGAACGGATTTATCTGGTTTCTGGTAGTGAGTTGAGTGTGTCCAATGTATCCAAGTAG
- the gspI gene encoding type II secretion system minor pseudopilin GspI, with product MKQIKGMTLLEVLIALAIFATASISVIKAVSQHVNTVHTLEEKMFAAMVVDNQMARIMLAPETLSNQEGTEEMAGTTWYWKVSLVETSNDVLKAFDVSVSQSKSGPSVVIVRSYVANEAS from the coding sequence ATGAAGCAAATTAAGGGAATGACATTACTGGAGGTGCTGATTGCATTGGCCATATTTGCAACGGCATCGATCAGTGTGATTAAGGCGGTCAGCCAACATGTCAATACAGTGCACACACTCGAAGAGAAGATGTTTGCTGCGATGGTCGTTGATAATCAAATGGCTCGAATCATGCTGGCGCCGGAGACCTTGTCTAACCAAGAAGGAACGGAAGAGATGGCTGGAACGACTTGGTATTGGAAAGTGTCTTTGGTTGAAACAAGCAATGATGTGCTGAAAGCCTTTGATGTGAGCGTTTCCCAAAGTAAATCCGGCCCGTCAGTGGTGATCGTGAGAAGTTATGTTGCAAATGAAGCGTCATAG